One Fusobacterium nucleatum genomic window carries:
- the argS gene encoding arginine--tRNA ligase: MKITSKELTDIFQKHIENLFPNKELKPVEITVATNENFGDYQCNFAMINSKIIGDNPRKIAEEIKNNFPYGDVIEKLEIAGPGFINIFLSDKYISNSIKKIGEDYDFSFLNRKGKVIIDFSSPNIAKRMHIGHLRSTIIGESVCRIYKFLGYDVVADNHIGDWGTQFGKLIVGYRNWLNKEAYEKNVIEELERVYVKFSDEAEKDPSLEDLARAELKKVQDGEEENTKLWKEFIAESLKEYNKLYKRLDIHFDTYYGESFYNDMMADVVKELVDKKIAVDDEGAKVVFFDEKDNLFPCIVQKKDGAYLYSTSDIATVKFRKNTYDVNKMVYLTDARQQDHFKQVFKITDMLGWDIEKYHIWFGIIRFADGILSTRKGNVIKLEELLDEAHSRAYDVVNEKNPNLSEEEKQNIAEVVGVSSVKYADLSQNKQSDIVFEWDKMLSFEGNTAPYLLYTYARIQSILRKVVEQNINLNENIEIKTENKIEKSLATYLLAFPISALKAAETFKPNLIADYLYELSKKLNSFYNNCPILNQDMETLKSRSLLIKKTGEVLKEGLKLLGIPVLNQM, encoded by the coding sequence ATGAAAATTACCAGTAAAGAATTAACAGACATTTTTCAAAAACATATTGAAAATTTATTTCCAAATAAGGAATTAAAACCAGTTGAAATTACAGTGGCTACAAATGAAAACTTTGGTGATTATCAATGTAATTTTGCCATGATAAATTCAAAAATAATTGGAGATAATCCAAGGAAAATCGCAGAAGAAATTAAGAATAATTTTCCTTATGGAGATGTAATTGAAAAATTAGAAATTGCAGGTCCAGGTTTCATAAATATATTTTTATCAGATAAATATATTTCTAATTCTATTAAAAAAATAGGTGAAGACTATGATTTTTCATTTTTAAATAGAAAAGGAAAGGTTATAATAGATTTCTCATCTCCAAATATTGCTAAAAGAATGCATATAGGACATTTAAGATCAACAATTATAGGAGAATCTGTATGTAGAATATATAAATTTTTAGGTTATGATGTAGTTGCTGATAATCATATTGGAGATTGGGGAACACAATTTGGAAAATTAATTGTTGGATATAGAAACTGGCTTAATAAAGAAGCTTATGAAAAAAATGTAATTGAAGAACTTGAAAGAGTTTATGTAAAATTTTCTGATGAAGCAGAAAAAGATCCTTCTCTTGAAGATTTAGCAAGGGCTGAACTAAAAAAAGTTCAAGATGGTGAAGAAGAAAATACAAAACTTTGGAAAGAATTTATTGCAGAATCTTTAAAAGAATATAATAAATTATATAAAAGACTTGATATACATTTTGATACATATTATGGTGAATCTTTCTATAATGATATGATGGCAGATGTAGTAAAAGAGTTAGTTGATAAAAAAATTGCAGTTGATGATGAAGGGGCAAAGGTGGTATTTTTTGATGAAAAAGATAACTTATTCCCTTGTATAGTCCAAAAGAAAGATGGAGCTTATCTATATTCTACATCAGATATAGCAACTGTAAAATTTAGAAAAAATACTTATGATGTAAATAAAATGGTTTATCTTACAGATGCTAGACAACAAGACCACTTTAAACAAGTCTTTAAAATAACAGATATGCTTGGTTGGGACATTGAAAAATACCATATTTGGTTTGGTATCATAAGATTTGCAGATGGTATTCTATCAACTCGTAAAGGAAATGTTATCAAACTTGAAGAGTTATTAGATGAAGCTCATAGCCGTGCTTATGATGTTGTAAATGAAAAGAACCCTAATCTATCTGAAGAAGAAAAACAAAATATAGCAGAAGTTGTAGGAGTTAGCTCAGTTAAATATGCAGACTTATCTCAAAATAAACAAAGTGATATAGTATTTGAATGGGATAAGATGTTAAGCTTTGAAGGAAATACAGCTCCATACTTGTTATATACTTATGCTAGAATACAATCTATTCTTAGAAAAGTAGTTGAACAAAATATTAATTTAAATGAAAATATAGAAATTAAAACAGAAAATAAAATTGAAAAATCTTTGGCAACTTATTTATTAGCTTTCCCAATATCAGCATTAAAAGCTGCTGAAACATTTAAGCCTAATTTAATTGCAGACTATTTATATGAATTGTCTAAAAAATTAAATAGTTTCTATAATAATTGCCCTATACTAAATCAAGATATGGAAACTTTAAAATCAAGGTCATTGCTTATTAAGAAAACAGGTGAAGTTTTAAAAGAAGGTTTAAAACTTTTAGGAATTCCTGTTTTAAATCAAATGTAA
- the atpC gene encoding ATP synthase F1 subunit epsilon — protein MPSFYVSVVTQVKKILEQEAGYLRLRTSEGDIGILPNHAPFVAELSMGKMEIESPNKDKRDIYFLSGGFLEISDNQATIIADEIFPIEEINIESEQTLVENLKKELEKVSTEEEKKKLQKNLKISLAKIDAKNN, from the coding sequence ATGCCTAGTTTTTATGTTAGTGTTGTGACTCAAGTTAAAAAAATATTAGAACAAGAAGCTGGATATTTAAGACTTAGAACCTCTGAGGGAGATATAGGGATCTTACCCAATCATGCTCCTTTTGTAGCTGAACTTTCAATGGGAAAAATGGAAATTGAATCACCTAATAAAGATAAAAGAGATATCTATTTCTTATCAGGTGGATTTTTAGAAATTTCTGATAATCAAGCAACAATAATTGCTGATGAAATTTTTCCAATAGAAGAAATTAATATTGAAAGTGAACAAACTCTAGTTGAAAATTTAAAAAAAGAATTAGAAAAAGTTTCAACTGAAGAAGAAAAGAAAAAACTTCAAAAAAATTTAAAAATTTCTTTAGCAAAAATAGATGCTAAGAATAATTAG
- the atpD gene encoding F0F1 ATP synthase subunit beta, translating into MNKGTITQIISAVVDVAFKDELPAIYNALKVKLEDKELVLEVEQHLGNNVVRTVAMDSTDGLKRGMEVIDTGKPITVPVGKAVLGRILNVLGEPVDNQGPINAETFLPIHREAPEFDDLETETEIFETGIKVIDLLAPYIKGGKIGLFGGAGVGKTVLIMELINNIAKGHGGISVFAGVGERTREGRDLYGEMTESGVITKTALVYGQMNEPPGARLRVALTGLTVAENFRDKDGQDVLLFIDNIFRFTQAGSEVSALLGRIPSAVGYQPNLATEMGALQERITSTKSGSITSVQAVYVPADDLTDPAPATTFSHLDATTVLSRNIASLGIYPAVDPLDSTSKALSEDVVGKEHYEVARKVQEVLQRYKELQDIIAILGMDELSDEDKLTVSRARKIERFFSQPFSVAEQFTGMEGKYVPVKETIRGFREILEGKHDDIPEQAFLYVGTIEEAVAKAKDLAK; encoded by the coding sequence GTGAACAAAGGAACTATAACACAAATTATAAGTGCCGTTGTAGACGTTGCTTTTAAAGATGAGTTGCCTGCAATATATAATGCTTTAAAAGTAAAATTAGAAGATAAAGAACTTGTTCTAGAAGTTGAACAACATCTTGGTAACAATGTTGTAAGAACTGTTGCTATGGATTCAACTGATGGATTAAAAAGAGGAATGGAAGTTATAGATACAGGTAAACCAATTACAGTACCAGTTGGTAAAGCTGTTCTTGGTAGAATATTAAATGTTTTAGGAGAACCTGTTGATAATCAAGGTCCTATAAATGCTGAAACATTTTTACCTATTCATAGAGAAGCACCAGAGTTTGATGACTTAGAAACTGAAACTGAAATATTTGAAACAGGAATAAAGGTTATAGACTTATTAGCACCCTATATTAAAGGTGGAAAAATAGGATTATTTGGTGGAGCTGGAGTAGGAAAAACAGTTTTAATAATGGAACTTATCAACAATATTGCAAAAGGACATGGAGGAATTTCAGTTTTTGCTGGAGTTGGAGAAAGAACAAGAGAAGGTAGAGATTTATATGGTGAAATGACTGAATCAGGAGTTATCACAAAAACAGCTCTTGTTTATGGACAAATGAATGAGCCACCTGGAGCAAGACTTAGAGTTGCATTAACAGGACTTACTGTTGCAGAAAACTTTAGAGATAAAGATGGACAAGATGTTCTTCTATTTATAGACAATATATTTAGATTTACACAAGCAGGTTCAGAAGTTTCAGCTTTACTTGGAAGAATACCCTCAGCTGTTGGATATCAACCAAACCTAGCAACTGAAATGGGTGCTTTACAAGAAAGAATAACATCTACAAAATCTGGTTCAATTACATCAGTACAAGCTGTATATGTACCAGCAGATGACTTGACAGACCCAGCACCAGCAACAACTTTCTCTCACTTGGATGCAACAACAGTTCTTTCAAGAAATATTGCATCATTAGGAATATATCCTGCTGTTGACCCATTAGATTCAACATCTAAGGCTCTATCAGAAGATGTAGTTGGAAAAGAACATTATGAAGTAGCTAGAAAAGTGCAAGAAGTTTTACAAAGATATAAAGAACTTCAAGATATAATAGCTATCTTAGGTATGGATGAATTATCTGATGAAGATAAACTTACTGTATCAAGAGCTAGAAAAATTGAAAGATTCTTCTCTCAACCATTTTCTGTTGCTGAACAATTTACTGGAATGGAAGGTAAATATGTTCCTGTAAAAGAGACAATAAGAGGATTTAGAGAAATTTTAGAAGGAAAACATGATGATATTCCTGAACAAGCATTCCTATATGTTGGTACAATAGAAGAAGCAGTTGCTAAAGCAAAAGATTTAGCAAAATAA
- a CDS encoding patatin family protein: MKVGLVLEGGGMRALFTAGVLDALLDVKELDVDGIIGVSAGALFGANYVSRQKERAIRYNKKYARDKRYMGLHSWITTGNAVNKEFAFYEIPFKLDVFDQEKFKQSKIDFYVVMTNVENGQAEYVLIKDVFEQMEYLRATSALPFASKIIEINGKKYLDGGISDSIPIDYCRNLGYDKIIVVLTRPENIHKEDKLNFLYKLVYRKYPNLVERLINMGKDYEVVLKKIKDLENENKIFVIRPPEVLKIGRLEKNEEKIQNVYDIGLNTGKKEIDNLLNYLNK, encoded by the coding sequence ATGAAAGTAGGTTTAGTTTTAGAAGGTGGGGGAATGAGAGCTCTTTTCACAGCAGGAGTTCTTGATGCCTTACTTGACGTAAAAGAATTAGATGTTGATGGAATTATAGGTGTATCTGCAGGGGCACTATTTGGAGCTAATTATGTGTCTAGACAAAAAGAAAGAGCAATAAGATATAATAAAAAATATGCTAGAGATAAAAGATATATGGGACTTCACAGTTGGATAACAACTGGAAATGCAGTTAATAAAGAATTTGCATTTTATGAGATTCCTTTTAAATTAGATGTTTTTGATCAAGAGAAATTTAAACAATCAAAAATAGATTTTTATGTTGTAATGACAAATGTAGAAAATGGTCAAGCTGAATATGTCTTAATTAAAGATGTTTTTGAACAAATGGAATATTTAAGAGCCACATCAGCCTTACCTTTTGCTTCAAAAATTATTGAAATAAATGGTAAAAAATATTTAGATGGTGGCATTTCAGATAGTATACCAATAGATTATTGTAGAAATTTAGGTTATGATAAAATTATTGTTGTATTGACAAGACCTGAGAATATCCATAAAGAGGATAAGTTAAATTTTCTTTATAAACTAGTATATAGAAAATATCCAAATTTAGTTGAAAGACTTATCAATATGGGAAAAGATTATGAAGTAGTTTTGAAAAAAATAAAAGATTTAGAAAATGAAAATAAAATATTTGTTATAAGACCACCAGAAGTTTTAAAAATTGGTAGACTTGAAAAAAATGAAGAGAAAATTCAAAATGTTTATGATATTGGATTAAATACAGGAAAAAAAGAAATAGATAATTTACTAAATTATTTGAACAAATAA
- a CDS encoding VOC family protein, which produces MKFHFLHENFNVLDLEKSIKFYDEALGLKVVREKFAEDGSYKIVYLGDGITHFQLELTWLADRTEKYDLGDEEFHLAFEVDNYDEAFKKHTEMGCVVFVNEKMGIYFITDPDGYWLEILPPKK; this is translated from the coding sequence ATGAAATTTCATTTTTTACATGAAAATTTTAATGTCTTAGACTTAGAAAAAAGTATAAAATTTTATGATGAAGCTCTTGGACTAAAAGTTGTAAGAGAAAAATTTGCAGAAGATGGAAGCTATAAGATAGTCTATTTAGGTGATGGTATAACTCATTTCCAATTAGAATTAACTTGGCTTGCTGATAGAACAGAAAAATATGATTTAGGTGATGAAGAATTTCATTTAGCTTTTGAAGTAGACAACTATGATGAAGCATTTAAAAAACATACAGAAATGGGTTGTGTTGTTTTTGTAAATGAAAAGATGGGAATTTATTTTATAACAGACCCTGATGGATACTGGTTAGAAATTTTGCCACCTAAAAAATAA
- a CDS encoding 2-hydroxyacid dehydrogenase → MEKTRIIFFDMKDYDREFFEKYGKNYNFEMSFFKSRLSLENVHLTKGYDVVCAFTNDDIGKETIDAMAENGVRLLAMRCAGFNNVSLKDIHNRFKVVRVPAYSPHAIAEYTVGLILAVNRKINKAYVRTREGNFSINGLMGVDLYGKTAGIIGTGKIGQILIKILKGFDMKVIAYDLFPNQKVAEELGFEYVSLDELYANSDIISLNCPLTKDTQYMINRRSMLKMKDGVILVNTGRGQLIDSADLVEALKDKKVGAVALDVYEEEEDYFFEDKSTQVIEDDILGRLLSFYNVLITSHQAYFTKEAVEAITVTTLNNIKDFVEGKPLVNEVPQN, encoded by the coding sequence ATGGAAAAAACTAGAATTATATTTTTTGATATGAAAGATTATGATAGAGAATTTTTTGAAAAGTATGGTAAAAATTATAATTTTGAAATGAGTTTCTTTAAAAGTAGATTATCATTAGAAAATGTTCATTTAACAAAAGGTTATGATGTTGTTTGTGCTTTTACAAATGATGATATAGGAAAAGAAACTATTGATGCTATGGCTGAAAATGGAGTAAGACTTTTGGCTATGAGATGTGCTGGATTTAATAATGTATCTTTAAAAGATATTCATAATAGATTTAAGGTAGTTAGAGTTCCTGCATATTCTCCACATGCAATAGCAGAATATACAGTGGGACTTATTTTAGCAGTTAATAGAAAAATTAATAAGGCTTATGTTCGTACAAGAGAGGGAAATTTTTCTATAAATGGTTTAATGGGTGTTGACTTATATGGAAAAACAGCAGGTATTATAGGAACTGGGAAAATAGGGCAAATTTTAATAAAAATATTAAAAGGTTTTGATATGAAAGTTATTGCTTATGATTTATTCCCAAATCAAAAAGTCGCAGAAGAACTTGGTTTTGAATATGTAAGTTTAGATGAACTTTATGCTAACTCAGATATCATTTCTTTAAACTGTCCTCTTACAAAAGACACTCAATATATGATTAATAGAAGATCTATGTTAAAAATGAAAGATGGAGTAATTTTAGTAAATACAGGTAGAGGACAACTTATTGATTCTGCTGATTTAGTTGAAGCATTAAAAGATAAAAAAGTTGGAGCAGTAGCTCTTGATGTATATGAAGAAGAAGAAGATTATTTCTTTGAAGATAAATCTACACAAGTTATTGAAGATGATATTTTAGGAAGACTTTTATCTTTCTACAATGTTCTTATTACATCACATCAAGCATATTTTACAAAAGAAGCAGTTGAAGCAATTACTGTTACTACTTTAAATAATATAAAAGATTTTGTTGAAGGTAAACCACTAGTAAATGAAGTTCCACAAAATTAA